From Daucus carota subsp. sativus chromosome 6, DH1 v3.0, whole genome shotgun sequence, the proteins below share one genomic window:
- the LOC108227297 gene encoding F-box/LRR-repeat protein At5g63520 has protein sequence MARKEGKMNVSSIDALGDDLCDTVLCTPKLSSALSSNPSLQEAVEEVFNKVFAELIRPHFAIVTVTSPDLEEARQLITKKLGSTIPIIYTAPTGLIGRDAITNEFKELQWQVYVDQNDSSSVSFDDDDSAVRQRRVICLTVGFLPGLKVAAVPLFQSKMVPFVDEFLEDISECVTSVSGCKAPIGMILFTDESMDSDNLLRKMDYSMPPETVIVGDLCGEFLCGNDVMNKRSKRKRQPLFMVAVALLFMQDPNKPPGIGDIKLHAALSAGLVPVGHKYEVTSVNESSVYWTKLTARRENSDQNLDEQTVRNIFGIGNRLLFDAYIGIVKKRKDIAGFEEVKWLSSQIFHAVHGVDKEDLVVDSGADIETGDCFRFFKADSHMTSSSLRQVSDKFRDLKISCDVGNSDGQRIRPANSEKMTIFGGVIFSCTRRGKPLGKAKLGSSPFLENFPDVPLAGSFCIGEICRGDSSSYGQLSEEGSHRCCLHYNSSVYLLMSYTPSSQGS, from the exons ATGGCAAGGAAAGAGGGCAAAATGAATGTCAGCAGCATCGATGCCTTAGGTGATGATCTCTGTGACACTGTCCTCTGCACTCCCAAACTCTCCTCTGCTCTCTCTAGCAATCCTTCTCTCCAg GAAGCAGTTGAAGAGGTGTTCAACAAGGTATTTGCAGAGCTGATTCGACCTCATTTTGCAATTGTGACCGTCACTTCTCCCGATTTAGAAGAGGCTCGTCAGTTG ATTACTAAGAAGTTAGGATCAACCATTCCAATCATTTACACAGCACCTACTGGACTAATTGGAAGGGATGCTATTACGAATGAATTTAAAGAG CTTCAGTGGCAAGTATATGTTGATCAAAATGATTCGTCTTCGGTCAGttttgatgatgatgacagTGCTGTCCGTCAGAGGCGAGTCATTTGTTTGACTGTTGGTTTTTTACCGGGATTGAAAGTTGCAGCAGTCCCACTCTTTCAGTCAAAGATG GTTCCATTTGTGGATGAATTTTTGGAAGATATTAGTGAATGCGTTACATCTGTTTCAGGATGCAAGGCACCAATTGGGATGATATTATTTACA GATGAGAGTATGGATTCAGATAATCTTCTGCGAAAAATGG ATTATTCCATGCCTCCAGAGACTGTCATTGTTGGTGATCTCTGTGGAGAGTTTTTATGTGGAAATGATGTTATGAACAAGAGATCTAAGAGAAAAAGGCAACCTCTTTTTATGGTTGCTGTTGCCCTACTATTCATGCAAGATCCGAATAAGCCTCCTG GCATAGGTGATATTAAGCTGCATGCTGCTTTATCTGCTGGCTTAGTACCTGTAGGTCACAAATATGAAGTGACTTCTGTAAATGAAAGCAGTGTTTATTGGACAAAACTCACTGCGAGAAGGGAAAATTCAGATCAGAACCTTGATGAGCAAACTGTTCGGAACATTTTCGGA ATTGGAAATCGACTTCTATTTGATGCTTATATAGGGATTGTGAAGAAAAGAAAGGACATTGCTGGGTTTGAAGAAGTAAAATGGTTATCATCCCAAATATTTCATGCAGTCCACGG GGTTGACAAGGAGGACCTGGTTGTTGATAGTGGTGCTGATATTGAAACTGGTGATTGTTTCCGTTTCTTTAAGGCAGATTCTCATATGACATCTTCTTCTCTTAGACAAGTCTCCGACAAATTTAGAGATTTGAAGATAAGTTGTGATGTCGGGAATTCTGATGGTCAGAGGATTAGACCTGCTAATAGCGAAAAAATGACAATCTTTGGTGGCGTTATATTTTCTTGCACTAGGCGTGGCAAGCCACTTGGAAAAGCTAAATTAGGAAGCTCTCCTTTCTTGGAGAATTTTCCTGATGTCCCATTGGCTGGATCATTCTGTATTGGAGAAATATGTCGCGGGGATTCAAGTTCATATGGTCAGCTATCTGAAGAAGGTTCTCACCGGTGCTGCCTGCATTACAACAGCAGTGTTTATCTACTCATGTCCTACACTCCATCTTCGCAGGGAAGCTAG
- the LOC108226624 gene encoding MADS-box transcription factor 6 isoform X2 gives MGRGKVELKRIENPTNRQVTFSKRRNGLLKKAFELSILCDAEVALLIFSPTGKAYQFSSHEMDRTIGRYRSEVGLYQPNNEGFRTMEIWRNEIDELKRTIDNLEATHRHIAGEDLGMLGMKELKQLERQLRVGVERVRSKKRRIISEHINMMKRRQKQLQEENTRLQKKLHELEEVGSANSRSVLGVNACDSFQRFVEQEGAEH, from the exons atgggaagAGGGAAAGTAGAGTTGAAGAGAATAGAGAATCCAACAAACAGGCAAGTGACTTTCTCAAAGAGAAGGAATGGTTTGCTGAAAAAAGCTTTCGAGCTCTCAATCCTTTGTGATGCTGAAGTTGCTCTCCTCATTTTTTCTCCCACCGGCAAAGCTTATCAGTTCTCCAGTCACGA GATGGACAGGACAATCGGAAGATACAGAAGTGAAGTTGGACTGTACCAGCCTAATAACGAAGGTTTTAGAACCATGGAG ATTTGGAGGAATGAAATTGATGAGTTGAAGAGAACAATTGACAACTTGGAAGCAACACACAG GCATATTGCTGGAGAAGATCTAGGAATGTTGGGAATGAAAGAGCTGAAACAGTTGGAGCGGCAGCTGAGGGTCGGGGTTGAACGTGTCCGATCTAAGAAG AGACGTATCATATCCGAGCATATTAACATGATGAAGAGACGG CAGAAACAGCTGCAAGAAGAGAACACACGACTGCAGAAGAAA TTGCATGAACTTGAGGAAGTTGGCAGTGCAAACTCGAGAAGTGTACTCGGAGTGAATGCATGCGATTCATTTCAAAG GTTTGTGGAGCAGGAAGGAGCTGAGCACTGA
- the LOC108226624 gene encoding agamous-like MADS-box protein AGL11 isoform X1, protein MGRGKVELKRIENPTNRQVTFSKRRNGLLKKAFELSILCDAEVALLIFSPTGKAYQFSSHEMDRTIGRYRSEVGLYQPNNEGFRTMEIWRNEIDELKRTIDNLEATHRHIAGEDLGMLGMKELKQLERQLRVGVERVRSKKRRIISEHINMMKRRLHACPDSDPNSTTTRWPGRIYISSFQQKQLQEENTRLQKKLHELEEVGSANSRSVLGVNACDSFQRFVEQEGAEH, encoded by the exons atgggaagAGGGAAAGTAGAGTTGAAGAGAATAGAGAATCCAACAAACAGGCAAGTGACTTTCTCAAAGAGAAGGAATGGTTTGCTGAAAAAAGCTTTCGAGCTCTCAATCCTTTGTGATGCTGAAGTTGCTCTCCTCATTTTTTCTCCCACCGGCAAAGCTTATCAGTTCTCCAGTCACGA GATGGACAGGACAATCGGAAGATACAGAAGTGAAGTTGGACTGTACCAGCCTAATAACGAAGGTTTTAGAACCATGGAG ATTTGGAGGAATGAAATTGATGAGTTGAAGAGAACAATTGACAACTTGGAAGCAACACACAG GCATATTGCTGGAGAAGATCTAGGAATGTTGGGAATGAAAGAGCTGAAACAGTTGGAGCGGCAGCTGAGGGTCGGGGTTGAACGTGTCCGATCTAAGAAG AGACGTATCATATCCGAGCATATTAACATGATGAAGAGACGG TTACATGCATGCCCTGATTCGGATCCAAACTCAACTACAACAAGGTGGCCTGGTAGGATATACATTTCTTCATTTCAG CAGAAACAGCTGCAAGAAGAGAACACACGACTGCAGAAGAAA TTGCATGAACTTGAGGAAGTTGGCAGTGCAAACTCGAGAAGTGTACTCGGAGTGAATGCATGCGATTCATTTCAAAG GTTTGTGGAGCAGGAAGGAGCTGAGCACTGA